The following proteins are encoded in a genomic region of Corylus avellana chromosome ca4, CavTom2PMs-1.0:
- the LOC132179334 gene encoding probable apyrase 6 — protein sequence MRRSNARTRVYSKARTHNGMDPIKLQVRPTSRSNLFSRNSNSKHTKSKLLIFALISISFALLLCYLLVFGKSSRSSVKRKYGIVIDGGSTGTRIHVFEYRVENGRPVYDFGTDGLATMRVNPGLSAFAEDPDGAGRSLTELLEFGKGRIPRGRWGETEIRLMATAGLRLLESELQQRILESCRQVLQSSGFKFRNEWASIITGSDEGLYAWVVANYALGTLGGDPLQTTGIIELGGASAQVTFVSSESMPPEFSRTVRFGNITYNLYSHSFLHFGQNVAFDSFKEALISSDLNLVTESLQKGTLLDPCTPKGYSHNVELLKLSPGSMEDKSKYLATLQSNGNFSECRSAALMLLQKGKEKCSYQSCYIGSTFIPKLRGKFLATENFFYTSRFFGLGRKAFLSELMMAGQQFCGEDWSKLKKKYHSRNEEDLLRYCFSAAYIVALLHDSLGVSLDDKGIEVVNHARNIPLDWALGAFILQSTAELDQEHPDWMANIVGDESPTLLSVIAIFVILMFAAWSVSKWRKPQLKTIYDLEKGRYIVTRVNRY from the exons CGGGTCTATTCCAAAGCTAGAACCCACAACGGAATGGATCCCATCAAGCTCCAAGTCCGACCCACCAGCCGCTCCAACTTATTCTCCCGCAATTCCAACTCCAAGCACACCAAATCGAAACTTTTGATCTTCGCTTTGATTTCGATCTCTTTTGCTTTGCTGTTATGTTACTTGTTGGTGTTCGGGAAAAGCTCGCGGAGCTCCGTGAAGAGAAAGTACGGGATCGTCATCGACGGAGGGAGCACCGGCACCCGGATCCACGTGTTCGAGTACCGGGTCGAGAATGGGCGTCCGGTGTACGATTTCGGGACGGACGGGTTGGCGACGATGCGGGTGAACCCAGGGCTCTCGGCGTTCGCGGAGGATCCGGATGGGGCGGGCAGGTCGTTGACGGAGCTCCTGGAGTTTGGAAAGGGAAGAATCCCGAGGGGGCGCTGGGGAGAGACCGAGATTCGGCTCATGGCAACCGCGGGGCTCCGGTTACTCGAGTCGGAGCTCCAGCAGCGAATTCTGGAGTCGTGTCGGCAGGTGCTCCAGTCGTCGGGGTTTAAGTTTCGGAACGAGTGGGCTTCGATTATTACCG GCTCTGATGAAGGGCTTTATGCTTGGGTTGTTGCAAACTATGCTCTTGGGACTCTTGGGGGGGATCCTTTGCAGACAACTGGGATTATTGAACTTGGTGGGGCTTCTGCTCAG GTTACCTTTGTTTCAAGTGAGTCAATGCCTCCTGAGTTCTCACGTACTGTCAGATTTGGGAACATTACGTATAATCTCTACAGCCAcagttttcttcattttggtcAG AATGTTGCCTTTGACTCATTTAAGGAAGCACTTATTTCATCAGACTTGAACTTGG TTACTGAATCTCTTCAAAAGGGTACTTTGTTAGATCCTTGTACTCCTAAAGGGTATTCACATAACGTGGAGTTGCTGAAGCTTTCGCCAGGTTCTATGGAAGATAAGAGTAAATATTTAGCTACTCTTCAATCTAATGGGAACTTTTCAGAGTGCAGATCTGCTGCATTGATGCTGttacaaaaaggaaaag AGAAATGCTCATATCAGAGTTGCTACATAGGATCAACTTTTATACCTAAACTTCGGGGGAAGTTTTTGGCGACAGAAAATTTCTTCTATACGTCAAGg TTCTTTGGTTTGGGTAGGAAGGCATTCCTTTCTGAGCTGATGATGGCTGGACAACAATTCTGTGGAGAGGATTGGTCAAAGTTGAAGAAGAAATACCATTCTCGTAACGAGGAAGATTTACTGCGCTATTGCTTTTCTGCAGCATATATCGTGGCCCTACTTCATGATAGTCTAGGAGTTTCTTTGGATGATAAAGG GATTGAGGTGGTTAATCATGCACGAAACATTCCACTTGATTGGGCTTTGGGAGCTTTCATTCTGCAGAGCACAGCAGAGTTGGATCAAGAGCACCCAGACTGGATGGCTAACATTGTAGGTGATGAATCACCCACGCTGCTCTCAGTAATTGCCATCTTCGTAATTTTGATGTTTGCGGCATGGTCTGTATCAAAGTGGAGGAAGCCCCAGTTGAAGACTATTTATGATCTTGAGAAAGGTCGGTATATAGTTACCCGTGTCAATAGATATTGA
- the LOC132179815 gene encoding uncharacterized protein LOC132179815, with amino-acid sequence MSDHLVVYVDRLIPPAAVQPVAESQTEGPSGPDPDPETAGPSRSVDERREGSDEEEPLIQMAECRICQEEDSVKNLETPCACSGSLKYAHRKCVQHWCNEKGDITCEICHQSYQSGYTAPPRPEETAINIGGGWTISGTPLDLSDPRILAIAEAERHFLEAEYDEYAASNASGAAFCRSAALILMALLLLRHALTITDPDGEDDASTFFSLFLLRAAGFLLPCYIMAWAISILQRRRQRQEAAALAATQVAFVLQPGQRRGLQFAIASGPPVTSHQEPV; translated from the exons ATGAGCGATCACTTGGTGGTGTACGTGGACCGTCTGATTCCGCCTGCAGCCGTACAGCCAGTGGCGGAGTCGCAGACCGAGGGTCCTTCTGGCCCAGACCCAGACCCAGAAACTGCGGGGCCGTCGCGCTCGGTGGATGAGCGAAGAGAGGGCTCCGATGAGGAGGAGCCGCTGATTCAGATGGCGGAGTGCCGCATTTGCCAGGAGGAGGACAGCGTCAAGAACTTGGAGACCCCTTGTGCTTGTAGTGGCAGCTTAAAG TATGCGCATAGGAAGTGTGTTCAGCATTGGTGCAATGAGAAAGGAGATATAACTTGTGAGATCTGTCATCAG TCTTACCAATCTGGTTATACTGCTCCACCTCGCCCTGAAGAAACTGCCATTAATATTGG TGGAGGCTGGACAATCTCTGGCACCCCTTTGGATCTTAGTGATCCTCGCATCCTGGCAATTGCAGAAGCGGAACGTCACTTTTTGGAAGCTGAGTATGATGAGTATGCAGCTTCAAATGCTAGTGGAGCCGCATTTTGCCGTTCAGCTGCTCTAATT TTAATGGCCCTCCTGCTCTTGCGGCATGCATTGACCATCACAGATCCTGATGGAGAAGATGATGCATCTACTTTTTTCTCT CTCTTCTTGCTTCGAGCTGCTGGGTTTCTGTTGCCCTGCTACATAATGGCTTGGGCCATAAGTATCTTGCAGCGGCGACGTCAAAGACAG GAGGCTGCAGCATTGGCAGCAACACAAGTTGCTTTTGTACTACAACCTGGGCAACGTAGGGGTCTGCAATTTGCGATAGCATCAGGACCCCCTGTGACTTCACACCAGGAACCTGTTTAA
- the LOC132178430 gene encoding CLAVATA3/ESR (CLE)-related protein 45, giving the protein MVFSAHRAFILLICIGFLAVQPDKVSGVRRTDLAPKPGQEVRGALAQNRRILKDVAMEGMNTEKKSARVNKKFDPNESSKRRVRKGSDPIHNRS; this is encoded by the coding sequence ATGGTTTTTAGTGCTCATAGAGCGTTCATCCTTCTTATCTGCATTGGGTTCTTAGCGGTTCAGCCAGATAAAGTTTCTGGCGTGAGAAGAACAGACCTTGCCCCCAAACCAGGCCAAGAAGTTCGTGGTGCACTGGCACAGAATCGACGTATTCTTAAGGATGTCGCCATGGAGGGAATGAACACAGAGAAGAAGTCAGCACGTGTAAACAAGAAGTTTGATCCAAATGAATCAAGCAAACGGAGAGTGCGAAAAGGATCAGATCCTATCCACAACAGGTCTTAA
- the LOC132178562 gene encoding zinc-finger homeodomain protein 11-like: protein MEMNPTTKTTQNPDTDTETPPQAKPLKSLSFTNGSLKPHQRHPADPPPQPRQPLAVVSVSYKECLKNHAASMGGLALDGCGEFLPSPTATHSDPTSLKCAACGCHRNFHRRDSDDLIPRALNVQHLSSTSQSPSPVCSPPPVSHLPPSQYYFSSIPQTLLSLSTASPRQYDEHHKNSHPTLMRTESGENPLGRKRFRTKFSQEQKEKMFQFCEKLGWKMPKSNEMLVEEFCNEVGVDRRVLKVWMHNNKNPLRKREMGFGQNGNGNGDRVSFETSDYCSKKESEYINGVGSGNLHVSANGSSSSS, encoded by the coding sequence ATGGAAATGAACCCCACCACCAAAACCACCCAAAACCCAGATACAGATACTGAAACCCCACCACAGGCCAAACCCCTCAAGTCCTTATCCTTCACCAACGGCTCACTAAAGCCCCACCAGCGCCACCCCGCTGACCCACCGCCGCAGCCACGGCAACCGCTCGCGGTGGTGTCCGTGTCCTACAAAGAATGCCTCAAGAACCACGCAGCGAGCATGGGTGGCCTTGCCCTCGACGGCTGCGGTGAGTTCCTGCCCTCCCCCACCGCAACCCACTCCGACCCTACCTCGCTGAAATGCGCCGCTTGTGGCTGCCATCGGAACTTCCACCGCCGCGACTCAGACGATCTCATTCCCAGAGCCCTCAACGTACAACACCTCTCCTCCACGAGCCAAAGCCCGAGCCCAGTGTGCTCACCGCCACCAGTCTCACACCTACCACCATCCCAGTACTACTTCTCATCGATCCCACAAACGCTGTTGTCTCTCAGCACCGCCTCTCCTCGGCAGTATGACGAGCACCACAAAAACTCCCATCCAACTCTGATGAGGACAGAGAGCGGCGAGAACCCACTTGGGAGAAAGAGATTCAGAACCAAATTTTCTCAGGAACAGAAGGAGAAGATGTTTCAGTTTTGTGAGAAACTGGGCTGGAAGATGCCGAAGAGCAATGAGATGTTGGTGGAGGAGTTCTGTAATGAGGTTGGGGTAGATAGAAGGGTCCTCAAGGTTTGGATGCACAACAACAAGAACCCTTtgaggaagagagagatgggTTTCGGTCAAAATGGTAATGGGAATGGCGATAGAGTCAGCTTTGAGACCAGTGATTATTGCAGCAAGAAAGAGAGCGAGTACATTAATGGAGTTGGCAGTGGTAATCTTCATGTTTCTGCTAATGggtcttcttcttcgtcttga
- the LOC132179645 gene encoding TATA box-binding protein-associated factor RNA polymerase I subunit B, giving the protein MSDPKKWTCNTCGNVGLEDGNDGFCYCVRCGARADDFIETGVAEEDFIDKGFDTGGGTMYIHSHSRRRNASTIKAEPLSQPLYDSPNLGFFWNTLTLDAEATPKPQRPIKTEEYFDDGAGPSGPEDFGGSSVKGVGPGFEDYYNEIRIRYVMGVQMMVQFQCEALVREFKASPLICGLAGTLWMRFVAGTGVFDDDWADQTIQDSECQTQEEPEDHNQRSKFRAEPHNMYGKRAVMIWCRSLRKRIPLYCSLAVSFLACHIAREAILPTDIVKWSLEGKLPYFAAFVEIEKRIGRPSSACPISSNVMFKPSQALSFQKLESLAASVAQSIGLDLPPVNFYAIACRYLQKLCLPTEKILHHACHIYEWSTPPDLWLSTNELRLPSRVCVMSILIVAIRILYNIHGFGEWENSLSSHCGSSPTLDRLGKLDLTCDSDSGRASGSPYHNLDDLGTNSNRNSSEVQKSELDAAELLHKLEARYNEIADSFEYSKDLPTYLQYCKDVAFAGLEPSFENHEEERLIEEFWDFYQKEKDNEPAEPLEEGRSSAFNQKRSRNKEWSSHMSNYNKKMRDEGCISSPSSDNGTYHADDSQGGRDGDPSSQSSEGDQNSESKGQASVETLKNEAIRRMELDMEENRFLYIPPRVNVKSFDYLLYVRKKDGALTYVAHADYYILLRACARVAQVDIRIMHIGVLSLERRLAWLETRTDHCLHLTPPTVSCEFCTDVAPEHAADDSIGFSNLHI; this is encoded by the exons ATGTCGGACCCAAAGAAGTGGACCTGCAACACCTGCGGCAACGTGGGCCTAGAGGACGGCAACGACGGCTTCTGCTACTGCGTGCGCTGCGGCGCGCGGGCCGATGACTTCATCGAGACGGGCGTGGCAGAGGAGGACTTCATTGACAAGGGCTTCGACACCGGCGGCGGCACCATGTACATACACAGCCACAGCCGCCGCCGCAACGCCTCCACCATCAAGGCCGAGCCGCTCTCACAGCCCCTCTATGACTCCCCCAACCTCGGCTTCTTCTGGAACACCCTTACCCTCGACGCCGAAGCCACGCCTAAACCTCAGCGTCCGATCAAGACAGAGGAGTACTTCGACGATGGGGCGGGGCCCTCGGGTCCTGAGGATTTCGGTGGTTCTTCGGTGAAGGGTGTGGGTCCGGGCTTCGAGGATTATTACAACGAGATAAGGATAAGGTATGTGATGGGTGTGCAGATGATGGTTCAGTTTCAGTGCGAGGCTTTGGTGAGGGAGTTCAAGGCGAGCCCATTGATTTGTGGACTTGCTGGGACGCTTTGGATGAGGTTCGTGGCTGGCACTGGCGTCTTTGACGACGACTGGGCTGACCAAACCATTCAGGACTCCGAATGTCAGACACAAG AAGAGCCGGAAGATCACAACCAGCGCTCTAAATTCAGAGCAGAACCTCATAATATGTATGGTAAGCGAGCAGTGATGATTTGGTGTAGATCCTTAAGGAAGAGGATCCCATTATATTGTTCTTTGGCTGTTTCATTTCTTGCTTGTCATATTGCGAGGGAAGCAATCTTGCCAACAGACATAGTGAAATGGTCCCTCGAAGGGAAGCTTCCATATTTTGCTGCGTTTGTTGAAATCGAGAAACGCATTGGACGGCCATCAAGTGCCTGCCCTATAAGTTCAAATGTTATGTTTAAACCTTCTCAGGCTCTTTCATTCCAGAAGTTGGAATCGCTAGCAGCATCAGTTGCTCAGTCAATAGGCTTGGATTTGCCTCCAGTCAACTTCTATGCCATAGCTTGCCGCTATCTCCAAAAATTATGTCTTCCCACGGAAAAGATTCTCCATCATGCTTGCCACATATATGAGTGGTCAACGCCTCCAGATTTATGGCTATCAACAAATGAGTTGAGACTTCCTTCGCGTGTTTGTGTGATGTCAATACTGATTGTTGCAATAAGAATTCTTTATAATATACATGGTTTTGGAGAATGGGAAAATAGTTTATCTAGTCATTGTGGTTCCTCCCCCACATTGGACCGGTTAGGAAAGTTGGACCTCACTTGTGATTCCGATTCGGGTAGGGCATCTGGTTCTCCTTACCacaatctagatgatttgggcacAAATTCTAATAGAAACTCATCAGAAGTTCAGAAATCTGAGTTGGATGCTGCAGAGCTTCTGCACAAGCTTGAAGCTAGATATAATGAGATTGCTGACTCCTTTG AGTATTCAAAGGACTTACCTACATATCTCCAGTACTGTAAGGATGTGGCCTTTGCTGGATTAGAACCGTCATTTGAGAATCACGAGGAAGAGAGGTTAATAGAAGAATTCTGGGATTTTTATCAGAAAGAGAAG GATAATGAGCCAGCAGAACCTCTTGAAGAGGGACGTAGTAGTGCTTTTAACCAAAAGAGATCGAGGAATAAGGAATGGAGTAGTCATATGTCTAATTATaacaagaagatgagagatgaaGGGTGTATTAGCAGCCCATCCTCGGATAATGGAACTTACCATGCAGATGACTCACAGGGGGGCCGGGATGGTGATCCTTCTTCTCAGAGTTCAGAGGGTGATCAAAACTCAGAAAGCAAGGGCCAAGCTTCAGTTGAAACTCTTAAAAATGAAGCCATCAGACGCATGGAATTAGACATGGAAGAGAATAGGTTCTTATACATTCCACCAAGGGTCAATGTCAAAAGTTTTGATTACCTCCTCTATGTGAGGAAGAAGGATGGAGCCTTAACTTATGTTGCCCATGCAGATTACTACATACTGCTTCGTGCTTGTGCTAGGGTTGCACAAGTGGACATTCGAATTATGCACATTGGGGTTTTGAGTCTTGAGAGGAGACTGGCTTGGTTGGAAACCCGAACCGACCACTGCTTGCATTTGACACCACCTACTGTTTCTTGTGAGTTTTGTACTGATGTCGCACCAGAACATGCTGCTGATGATTCCATTGGATTTTCAAATTTGCATATTTAA